One window of the Nitratidesulfovibrio sp. genome contains the following:
- a CDS encoding MATE family efflux transporter — translation MSQHARPQGDDASYHGIWRLTWPQMLMMVFHFLIGFTDVWVAGRIQPEVQAAIGLVSQCLFFLLVVAVAGANAGVAAISQALGAGLLPRARRYAGMVLAGGCTVGVAIMLLGLVTIEPFLRVLQVPDTIMPVASYFWKVYLLGLPANYLFTITGAVFRARKRMFAPLLSMVVVCVVNAGATLGFGLGLWGLPAYGYAGVAWATFVAIVIGALLNLGMLARDRELLQRASFPPLRWMRRGAPYLIRVAAPAAGLQIMWNLGYLVLFSITASLPVGSVAALAGMTAGMRVESFIFLPALAFNMTASVLVGHLLGAGRKPEAIRASLRLLVTGCASMSVFAVLLWPWTADIAAWLAPEPSVAAQVVSYLRYNLVSIPFTVASMTLGGVMTGAGATLYSFLVYGSATWFVRLPLAWVMGHVVWHDAAGIFLAMFVSQVFQSSVMLWLFYTHDWSRFSMIRRNGRKPAPQGAASHDRQ, via the coding sequence ATGTCGCAACACGCGCGCCCGCAGGGCGACGACGCTTCCTATCACGGCATCTGGCGGCTGACATGGCCCCAGATGCTGATGATGGTCTTCCACTTTCTCATCGGCTTCACCGACGTGTGGGTGGCCGGCCGCATCCAGCCCGAGGTGCAGGCCGCCATCGGCCTTGTCTCGCAATGCCTGTTCTTTCTGCTGGTGGTTGCCGTGGCCGGGGCCAACGCCGGGGTCGCGGCCATCAGCCAGGCGCTGGGTGCGGGCCTGCTGCCCCGCGCGCGCCGCTATGCGGGCATGGTGCTGGCGGGAGGGTGCACGGTGGGCGTGGCCATCATGCTGCTGGGCCTGGTCACCATCGAACCCTTCCTGCGCGTGTTGCAGGTGCCGGACACCATCATGCCGGTGGCCTCGTATTTCTGGAAGGTGTACCTGCTGGGGCTGCCCGCCAACTATCTGTTCACCATTACCGGGGCGGTGTTCCGCGCCCGCAAGCGCATGTTCGCGCCGCTGCTGTCCATGGTGGTGGTCTGTGTCGTCAACGCCGGGGCCACCCTGGGCTTCGGTCTGGGGTTGTGGGGCCTGCCCGCGTATGGCTACGCCGGGGTGGCCTGGGCGACGTTTGTTGCGATCGTCATCGGGGCCTTGCTGAACCTCGGCATGCTGGCCCGCGACCGCGAACTGCTGCAACGCGCCTCGTTCCCCCCCTTGCGCTGGATGCGCCGTGGCGCGCCCTATCTCATCCGCGTGGCCGCGCCTGCCGCCGGGTTGCAGATCATGTGGAACCTCGGCTACCTGGTGCTGTTTTCCATCACCGCCTCGTTGCCTGTGGGCAGCGTGGCGGCCCTGGCGGGCATGACGGCGGGCATGCGCGTTGAGTCGTTCATCTTTCTGCCCGCGCTGGCCTTCAACATGACCGCCTCGGTGCTGGTGGGCCATCTGCTTGGCGCGGGCCGCAAGCCGGAGGCGATACGGGCAAGCCTGCGCCTTCTCGTCACCGGCTGCGCCTCCATGAGCGTGTTCGCAGTGCTGCTGTGGCCATGGACGGCGGACATCGCCGCCTGGCTGGCCCCGGAACCTTCCGTGGCCGCGCAGGTGGTCAGCTATCTGCGCTACAATCTCGTTTCCATCCCCTTCACCGTGGCCAGCATGACCCTTGGCGGGGTCATGACCGGCGCGGGCGCCACCCTGTATTCCTTCCTGGTGTACGGTTCGGCCACGTGGTTCGTGCGGCTGCCGTTGGCATGGGTCATGGGGCATGTGGTGTGGCATGATGCGGCGGGAATCTTTCTTGCCATGTTCGTTTCCCAGGTGTTCCAGTCTTCGGTCATGCTGTGGCTGTTCTACACGCATGACTGGAGCCGGTTCAGCATGATACGGCGCAACGGTCGCAAACCCGCGCCACAAGGAGCTGCCTCGCATGACCGACAGTGA
- a CDS encoding phosphatidylglycerol lysyltransferase domain-containing protein: protein MTDSELTPGEFRPVSLDRMAEYLDLFARTPQHASDFSFTNVWGWAEYYGLEWTFAHGLCWLRQTRPEPVWWAPVGPWLDADWRQCALLGAGARFIRVPESLAVHWQQALGDRVTLTESRGQWDYLYAAQDLAELKGNRFHKKKNHVNGFLKAYPHEYHPMTSDCIEAVLDMQEEWCKWRECDESHALVAENTAVRRVLEHWDRIPGLSGGALYADGKMIAYTVGERLDDETLVVHFEKAKPEYRGVYQAINNLYAREHAMSFRYINREQDLDDLGLRQAKESYNPVGFLKKFAVDVAPA from the coding sequence ATGACCGACAGTGAGTTGACCCCCGGAGAGTTCCGGCCCGTCTCGCTCGACCGCATGGCCGAGTACCTCGACCTTTTCGCCCGCACGCCGCAGCATGCGTCGGACTTCAGTTTCACCAACGTCTGGGGCTGGGCCGAATACTACGGCCTGGAATGGACCTTTGCGCACGGGCTGTGCTGGCTGCGCCAGACCCGGCCCGAACCCGTGTGGTGGGCGCCCGTTGGGCCGTGGCTGGATGCCGACTGGCGTCAGTGCGCGCTGCTGGGCGCGGGTGCCAGGTTCATCCGCGTGCCCGAGTCGCTGGCCGTGCACTGGCAGCAGGCCCTGGGCGACCGGGTGACGCTGACCGAGTCGCGCGGCCAGTGGGACTACCTGTACGCCGCGCAGGACCTGGCGGAGTTGAAGGGCAACAGGTTCCACAAGAAGAAGAACCACGTGAACGGCTTTCTGAAGGCCTATCCGCACGAGTACCATCCCATGACGTCCGACTGCATAGAGGCGGTGCTGGACATGCAGGAAGAATGGTGCAAGTGGCGCGAGTGCGATGAATCGCATGCGCTGGTGGCGGAAAACACCGCCGTGCGCCGGGTGCTGGAGCATTGGGACAGGATTCCCGGGCTTTCCGGCGGGGCGCTGTACGCGGATGGCAAGATGATCGCCTACACCGTGGGCGAGCGGCTGGACGACGAGACCCTGGTGGTGCATTTCGAGAAGGCCAAGCCGGAGTATCGCGGCGTGTATCAGGCCATCAACAACCTGTATGCGCGTGAGCACGCCATGAGCTTTCGGTACATCAACCGCGAGCAGGATCTGGACGACCTGGGGCTGCGGCAGGCCAAGGAAAGCTACAATCCCGTGGGCTTCCTGAAGAAGTTCGCGGTGGACGTGGCCCCGGCGTAG
- a CDS encoding HD domain-containing phosphohydrolase yields MYSGISVDLSDMLLSISEALDLASPSLSQHQLRVAFVAWELAEALDLPQKDKETLFIASLLHDVGALSPEDKLDVRASRVESMDEHCAVGAGLLAQGPGLAEAAEVVRLHHATLPELEAHGPDQCVGLLAQIVLLADTLERSMDRRIYVLHQHDDLTAEIRRMAGCAIDRRVVEAFLLVSGRDEFWLNLVSPRLFTFLSERNPCRRLQLDLDGVRSWSLLVREIIDFRSPFTATHSAGVSASAGALARAFGLPEPEARLLEIAGNLHDLGKMVVPNAILEKAGPLTDEEFAVMRQHTYHTYLVLNSMKGLGGIAEWAAFHHEKLDGSGYPFRIGAGGLSIGSRIMAVADMCTALAEDRPYRAGMRRDEIIDVLRDGVRRGLLDKAVVATLESRRDDIIDYAAAAQGKARSKFTRHIRR; encoded by the coding sequence ATGTATTCGGGGATTTCGGTCGACCTGTCGGATATGCTGTTGTCCATTTCGGAGGCGCTCGACCTTGCGAGCCCTTCACTGTCGCAGCATCAGTTGCGGGTCGCCTTCGTGGCATGGGAACTGGCCGAGGCGCTGGACCTGCCGCAGAAGGACAAGGAGACGCTGTTCATCGCGTCACTGCTGCACGACGTGGGGGCGCTGTCGCCGGAAGACAAGCTGGATGTGCGCGCCTCGCGTGTGGAAAGCATGGACGAGCATTGCGCCGTGGGCGCGGGGCTGCTGGCGCAGGGACCGGGCCTGGCAGAGGCGGCGGAAGTGGTGCGCCTGCACCACGCCACGCTGCCGGAACTGGAGGCGCACGGCCCCGATCAATGCGTGGGCCTGCTGGCCCAGATCGTCCTGCTGGCCGACACCCTGGAACGGTCCATGGACCGGCGCATTTACGTGCTGCACCAGCACGACGACCTTACCGCAGAAATTCGCCGCATGGCGGGCTGCGCCATTGACCGCCGGGTGGTGGAAGCCTTTCTGCTGGTTTCCGGCCGCGACGAATTCTGGCTGAACCTTGTCTCGCCCCGGCTGTTCACCTTTCTGAGCGAGCGCAACCCCTGCCGTCGCCTGCAACTGGATCTGGACGGCGTGCGCTCGTGGTCGCTGCTGGTGCGCGAGATCATCGACTTCCGCTCGCCGTTCACGGCCACCCATTCCGCAGGGGTTTCCGCATCCGCCGGGGCGCTGGCGCGGGCCTTCGGCCTGCCGGAGCCCGAGGCGCGCCTGCTGGAAATCGCGGGCAACCTGCACGACCTTGGCAAGATGGTGGTGCCCAACGCCATCCTGGAAAAGGCGGGGCCCCTCACCGACGAGGAATTCGCCGTCATGCGCCAGCACACCTATCACACCTATCTGGTGCTCAATTCCATGAAGGGGCTTGGCGGCATTGCCGAATGGGCAGCCTTTCACCACGAGAAGCTCGACGGCTCGGGCTACCCGTTCCGCATCGGCGCGGGCGGACTGAGCATCGGCTCGCGGATCATGGCCGTGGCCGACATGTGCACCGCCCTGGCGGAGGACCGGCCCTACCGCGCGGGCATGCGCCGCGACGAGATCATCGACGTGCTGCGCGACGGGGTGCGACGGGGGTTGCTGGACAAGGCCGTGGTGGCCACGCTGGAGTCGCGGCGGGACGATATCATCGACTACGCCGCTGCGGCACAGGGCAAGGCCCGCAGCAAGTTCACGCGGCATATTCGCCGCTGA
- the bioA gene encoding adenosylmethionine--8-amino-7-oxononanoate transaminase, with amino-acid sequence MSLRDTDATTSMATAASCAACASCAASASPAPPATTDATQRLRALDKAHVWHPFTQMRDWLAADPLVIAAAEGNRLMDTDGVSYLDGVSSLWTNVHGHRHPRLDAAIRTQLDKVAHTTLLGLGSEPSIELAARLAAIAPQGLTRVFYSDSGSTSVEVALKIAFQFHRQAPAHLGGDARRTRFLSLRNAYHGDTVGAVALGGMALFHSIYAPLLFDTLKAESPYCYRCPFGQQAGACALECITHMETLFARHGHELCAAVVEPLVQGAAGMLLQPPGWLRRVRELCDEHGVFLVADEVAVGFGKTGTLFACEQEGVTPDFLCLAKGISGGYLPLAATLTTERVHDVFLARHEELRTFFHGHTYTGNPLACAAAIASLDVFEEERVMERLQPKIARLAARLETLRDLPHVGDIRQRGIMTGIEMVRNRDTREGYDLALRMGHRVTLEARRRGVIIRPLGDVMVLMPPLSITDDEIDLLVGATGEAIRAVTEHRATGGLDMPNGCGGLPPAPGAA; translated from the coding sequence ATGAGCCTGCGCGACACGGACGCCACCACATCCATGGCAACCGCCGCCTCATGCGCAGCCTGCGCCTCATGCGCGGCGTCGGCCTCGCCCGCCCCGCCTGCCACGACGGACGCCACCCAACGCCTGCGTGCGCTGGACAAGGCCCACGTGTGGCACCCCTTCACCCAGATGCGCGACTGGCTGGCGGCGGACCCGCTGGTCATCGCCGCCGCCGAAGGCAACCGGCTCATGGACACCGACGGCGTGTCCTACCTGGACGGCGTGTCCTCGCTGTGGACCAACGTGCACGGGCATCGCCACCCCCGGCTGGACGCCGCCATCCGGACCCAACTGGACAAGGTGGCCCACACCACCCTGCTGGGGCTTGGCAGCGAGCCGTCCATAGAACTGGCCGCGCGCCTTGCCGCCATCGCCCCGCAGGGGCTGACGCGGGTATTCTATTCCGACAGCGGGTCGACATCAGTAGAAGTCGCGCTGAAGATCGCCTTCCAGTTCCACCGTCAGGCCCCGGCACATCTGGGCGGGGATGCGCGGCGCACCCGCTTTCTCAGCCTGCGCAACGCCTACCATGGCGACACCGTGGGCGCCGTGGCCCTGGGCGGCATGGCCCTGTTCCACTCCATCTACGCGCCGCTGCTGTTCGATACGCTGAAGGCGGAAAGCCCGTACTGCTACCGCTGCCCCTTCGGGCAACAGGCCGGGGCATGCGCGCTAGAATGCATCACCCACATGGAAACGCTGTTCGCCCGGCACGGGCATGAACTGTGCGCCGCCGTGGTGGAACCGCTGGTGCAGGGCGCGGCGGGCATGCTGTTGCAGCCGCCCGGCTGGCTGCGCCGGGTGCGCGAACTGTGCGACGAGCACGGGGTGTTTCTGGTGGCGGACGAGGTGGCCGTGGGCTTCGGCAAGACGGGCACCCTGTTCGCCTGCGAACAGGAAGGGGTAACCCCCGACTTCCTGTGCCTGGCCAAGGGCATTTCCGGCGGCTACCTGCCGCTGGCCGCCACCCTGACCACCGAACGGGTGCACGACGTCTTTCTGGCCCGCCACGAGGAATTGCGCACCTTCTTCCACGGCCACACCTACACCGGCAACCCGCTGGCCTGCGCGGCGGCCATCGCCTCGCTGGACGTGTTCGAGGAAGAGCGGGTGATGGAACGGCTGCAACCGAAGATCGCCCGGCTGGCCGCGCGGCTGGAGACGCTGCGCGACCTGCCCCACGTGGGGGATATCCGCCAGCGCGGCATCATGACCGGCATCGAGATGGTGCGGAACCGGGACACCAGGGAAGGCTATGACCTGGCCCTGCGCATGGGCCACCGGGTTACCCTGGAGGCACGGCGGCGCGGGGTGATCATCCGTCCGCTGGGCGACGTGATGGTGCTCATGCCGCCGCTGTCCATCACCGATGATGAAATCGACCTGCTGGTGGGCGCCACGGGCGAGGCCATCCGCGCGGTAACCGAGCACAGGGCAACCGGCGGGTTGGACATGCCGAACGGATGTGGCGGATTGCCGCCCGCGCCGGGGGCGGCATGA
- the bioB gene encoding biotin synthase BioB gives MNPLLERLRARLSDTIPPGTEAPYASPGHTRTAEVPRPGITGKEALAVARLPASDILDILAVAQAVRSAHKGPLATTCGIVNAKSGRCGENCAFCAQSSHHDTGAPVHALLGPDALLRHAEELARAGVRRFGIVTSGNALSEREFDAVCQAVRLLRERVDIGLCASLGQLATGSAACGDRGERARRLKDAGISSYHHNLETARSFFPQVCTTHPYDDDIATVREAARAGLRTCCGGILGLGETWEHRVELAMTLRELDVDSIPLNFLHPIPGTRLGHRSPLPPMEALRAIAVFRLLHPGRDILVCGGREATLGQWQSWVFAAGANGLMVGNYLTTAGRALADDMEMLATLGVGGAADNGGEARA, from the coding sequence ATGAACCCCCTGCTGGAACGTTTGCGCGCGCGCCTTTCGGACACCATTCCCCCCGGAACGGAAGCTCCGTACGCATCGCCAGGCCACACCCGCACGGCAGAAGTCCCCCGGCCCGGCATCACCGGAAAAGAGGCTCTCGCCGTGGCGCGGCTGCCCGCGTCCGACATCCTGGACATCCTGGCCGTGGCGCAGGCAGTGCGTTCGGCCCACAAGGGACCGCTGGCGACCACCTGCGGCATCGTCAACGCAAAGTCGGGCCGGTGCGGCGAGAATTGCGCCTTCTGCGCCCAGTCGTCGCACCACGACACGGGCGCTCCGGTGCATGCGCTGCTCGGCCCCGACGCATTGCTGCGCCATGCCGAGGAACTGGCCCGCGCGGGGGTACGCCGCTTCGGCATCGTGACCAGCGGCAACGCCCTTTCGGAACGGGAGTTCGACGCGGTCTGCCAGGCGGTGCGCCTGTTGCGCGAGCGTGTGGACATCGGCCTGTGCGCCTCCCTGGGGCAGCTCGCCACCGGGTCCGCCGCATGCGGAGACCGGGGGGAACGAGCGCGCCGCCTGAAGGACGCAGGCATTTCCAGCTATCACCACAATCTGGAAACGGCCAGAAGTTTTTTCCCGCAGGTATGTACCACGCACCCCTACGACGACGACATCGCCACCGTGCGCGAAGCCGCGCGGGCGGGGCTGCGCACCTGTTGCGGCGGCATCCTGGGCCTTGGCGAAACGTGGGAACACCGCGTGGAACTGGCCATGACCCTGCGTGAACTGGACGTGGATTCCATCCCGCTGAACTTCCTGCATCCCATTCCGGGCACACGGCTGGGCCATCGCAGTCCGCTGCCGCCCATGGAGGCCTTGCGGGCCATCGCCGTATTCCGGTTGCTGCACCCCGGGCGGGACATCCTGGTGTGCGGCGGGCGCGAAGCCACCCTTGGGCAGTGGCAGTCGTGGGTGTTCGCCGCCGGGGCCAACGGGCTGATGGTGGGCAACTACCTGACCACGGCGGGCCGCGCCCTTGCCGACGACATGGAGATGCTGGCCACGCTGGGCGTGGGCGGGGCTGCCGACAACGGCGGGGAGGCACGGGCATGA
- a CDS encoding Crp/Fnr family transcriptional regulator yields MTQQNRRIIERLPLFDGLSDAQLEGLAGIVVDRRVDKGQMIFFESSPAEGFYVVAEGRVKIFKTAPDGREAVMHVMGPGETFGEVAVFQGGTFPAHAMAVENARVLFLPRKGLVDRITRDPTLAMNMLAALSRKLRVFTTKVESLTLHETPQRLAAYLLHASELKGDADTFRLDMAKGVLAGMLGTARETLSRCLGKLAERGAVSVDGREVTIVDRDYLQALADGDETL; encoded by the coding sequence GTGACCCAGCAGAACCGCCGCATCATCGAGCGCCTGCCCCTTTTCGACGGGCTTTCCGACGCCCAGTTGGAAGGGCTTGCGGGCATCGTGGTGGACCGCCGCGTGGACAAGGGGCAGATGATCTTTTTCGAGTCCTCTCCGGCAGAGGGCTTCTACGTTGTGGCTGAGGGCCGCGTGAAGATATTCAAGACCGCGCCCGACGGGCGCGAGGCCGTGATGCACGTGATGGGCCCCGGCGAAACCTTTGGCGAGGTGGCGGTGTTTCAGGGCGGCACCTTTCCCGCCCACGCCATGGCCGTGGAGAATGCGCGCGTGCTGTTTCTGCCGCGCAAGGGGCTGGTGGACCGCATCACCCGCGACCCCACCCTGGCCATGAACATGCTGGCCGCGCTGTCGCGCAAGCTGCGCGTGTTCACCACCAAGGTGGAATCCCTGACCCTGCACGAGACCCCGCAACGCCTTGCCGCCTATCTGCTGCACGCCAGCGAACTGAAGGGCGATGCCGACACCTTCAGGCTGGACATGGCCAAGGGGGTGCTGGCGGGCATGCTGGGCACCGCACGCGAGACGCTTTCGCGCTGCCTCGGAAAGCTGGCCGAACGCGGGGCCGTTTCCGTGGACGGGCGCGAGGTGACCATTGTTGATCGTGATTATTTGCAGGCCCTGGCAGACGGAGACGAGACACTCTGA
- the gltX gene encoding glutamate--tRNA ligase codes for MTKVVTRFAPSPTGHLHIGGARTAIFNWLLARHFGGTFLLRIEDTDQERSLQEYTDSILASMRWLGLDWDGDLIYQSRRFDIYNGYIDRMLETGHAYWCECSPEEVEQMRETARARGLKPKYDGRCRERGLGPGPGRVVRLKAPLAGRVVFEDMVKGTVAFDAAELDDMVLRRADGAPTYNLAVVVDDATMGVTHVLRGDDHVSNTPKQVLIYQALGLALPIFGHVPMILGPDKKKLSKRHGARAVIEYEQDGLLPQALVNYLVRLGWSFGDQEIFALQELVEKFTTDNLNSAPAAFDPDKLQWLNAHYLRETPVDDLARLAAPFVKAEGFDVAPERLTALVPLFRERASNLADLARVMRFMLVDAAALEYDPAAVTKALTAEGKAHVTALRGLLEAAQPFDKPALEKVVHDYVEQGGLKFKQVGPPLRVALAGSLGGPGLPEIMEVLGRDETLARLDRAVALS; via the coding sequence ATGACCAAGGTCGTCACGCGCTTCGCGCCGAGCCCCACCGGGCACCTGCACATCGGCGGCGCACGCACCGCCATCTTCAACTGGCTGCTGGCCCGCCATTTCGGCGGCACCTTTTTGCTGCGCATCGAAGACACCGACCAGGAACGCTCGCTGCAAGAGTACACCGACTCCATCCTGGCCTCCATGCGCTGGCTGGGCCTGGACTGGGACGGCGACCTCATCTACCAGAGCAGGCGTTTCGACATCTACAACGGCTACATCGACCGCATGCTGGAAACCGGCCACGCCTACTGGTGCGAATGTTCGCCCGAAGAAGTGGAGCAGATGCGCGAAACGGCGCGCGCGCGCGGCCTGAAGCCCAAGTACGATGGCCGCTGCCGCGAGCGCGGCCTTGGCCCCGGCCCCGGACGTGTGGTGCGCCTGAAGGCCCCGCTGGCCGGGCGCGTGGTGTTCGAGGACATGGTCAAGGGCACCGTGGCCTTCGACGCGGCGGAACTGGACGACATGGTGCTGCGCCGGGCCGACGGGGCGCCCACCTACAACCTGGCCGTGGTGGTGGATGACGCCACCATGGGCGTCACCCACGTGCTGCGCGGCGACGACCATGTGTCCAACACGCCCAAGCAGGTGCTGATTTACCAGGCCCTCGGGCTTGCGCTGCCGATATTCGGCCATGTGCCCATGATCCTTGGCCCGGACAAGAAGAAGCTGTCCAAGCGTCACGGCGCCCGTGCGGTCATCGAATACGAGCAGGACGGCCTGCTGCCCCAGGCGCTGGTGAACTATCTGGTGCGCCTTGGCTGGTCGTTTGGCGACCAGGAAATATTCGCGTTGCAGGAGTTGGTGGAAAAGTTCACCACCGACAACCTGAACAGCGCCCCCGCCGCCTTCGACCCGGACAAGTTGCAGTGGCTGAACGCCCACTACCTGCGCGAAACCCCGGTGGACGATCTGGCCCGCCTGGCCGCGCCCTTCGTGAAGGCAGAAGGCTTCGACGTGGCCCCCGAACGGCTGACCGCGCTGGTGCCCCTGTTCCGCGAGCGTGCCTCGAACCTGGCCGATCTTGCCAGGGTGATGCGCTTCATGCTGGTGGACGCCGCCGCGCTGGAGTACGACCCCGCCGCCGTGACCAAGGCCCTGACCGCAGAGGGCAAGGCCCACGTAACGGCCCTGCGCGGGCTGCTGGAAGCGGCACAGCCCTTCGACAAGCCCGCGCTGGAAAAGGTGGTGCACGACTACGTGGAGCAGGGCGGCCTGAAGTTCAAGCAGGTGGGCCCGCCGCTGCGCGTGGCCCTGGCGGGCTCGCTGGGCGGTCCCGGCCTGCCCGAGATCATGGAAGTGCTGGGCCGGGACGAAACCCTGGCCCGTCTGGACCGGGCGGTTGCACTGAGCTAG
- a CDS encoding SDR family oxidoreductase, giving the protein MVAAEIPSPPRGPVLIAGGSCELGLALGAALAADGMAVALTARDAAGAARIRAALPHVMGTPEATVLRLHARGPQRDAAGQDFTTPPAIDGADAEDDTPETLPERARAALGEAPRLFVDLLHSRFECLLAGADPADIDLWAARDIAFRARLLRAVSRSMLAARDGRCVFVSSSAAERAAPGQGYYAAAKLAGEALYRAVGVELAPRGVTACSLRLGWLEAGRGAPFLHARSADAPLPPTGRTVTVTEAVQTLRFLLSAPATAINATTLTCDGGFGALKPTG; this is encoded by the coding sequence ATGGTAGCCGCCGAAATTCCCTCCCCCCCGCGCGGCCCCGTGCTCATCGCCGGGGGCTCGTGCGAGCTGGGGCTGGCCCTTGGGGCGGCGCTGGCCGCCGACGGCATGGCCGTGGCCCTCACCGCGCGCGATGCGGCGGGCGCGGCGCGCATCCGCGCGGCCCTGCCCCATGTGATGGGTACGCCCGAAGCAACGGTGCTGCGCCTGCACGCGCGCGGCCCGCAACGGGACGCCGCTGGGCAAGATTTCACCACGCCGCCTGCAATCGACGGTGCGGACGCCGAGGACGACACCCCGGAAACCCTGCCCGAGCGCGCCCGTGCGGCACTGGGGGAGGCGCCCCGGCTGTTCGTGGACCTGCTGCACTCGCGCTTCGAATGCCTGCTGGCCGGGGCGGACCCTGCCGACATCGACCTGTGGGCCGCGCGCGACATCGCCTTTCGCGCCCGGCTACTGCGCGCGGTAAGCCGGTCCATGCTGGCCGCGCGCGACGGGCGGTGCGTGTTCGTCTCGTCATCCGCCGCAGAGCGGGCCGCGCCGGGGCAAGGATACTACGCCGCCGCCAAGCTGGCCGGAGAAGCCCTGTACCGCGCCGTGGGCGTGGAACTGGCCCCGCGCGGGGTCACCGCCTGTTCCCTGCGGCTGGGCTGGCTGGAGGCGGGCCGGGGCGCGCCCTTCCTGCACGCCCGTTCCGCAGACGCCCCCCTGCCGCCCACCGGACGCACCGTGACCGTGACCGAGGCCGTGCAGACCCTGCGCTTTCTGCTGTCCGCCCCGGCCACGGCCATCAACGCCACCACCCTGACCTGCGACGGCGGCTTCGGCGCGCTGAAACCGACGGGCTGA
- a CDS encoding NifU family protein has translation MSDAIHERVQAALDKVRPYLQGDGGDVELVEITADGVVRVRLTGACKGCPMSQQTLKGGVERMVLKEVAEVQRVEAV, from the coding sequence ATGTCCGATGCCATCCATGAAAGGGTGCAGGCCGCCCTCGACAAGGTTCGCCCCTATTTGCAGGGCGACGGCGGCGACGTCGAACTGGTGGAGATTACCGCCGACGGCGTGGTCCGCGTGCGCCTGACAGGCGCCTGCAAGGGCTGCCCCATGTCGCAGCAGACCCTGAAGGGCGGCGTGGAGCGCATGGTGCTGAAGGAAGTGGCCGAGGTGCAGCGCGTAGAGGCCGTGTAG
- a CDS encoding biotin--[acetyl-CoA-carboxylase] ligase, whose product MLREAGGNWRSGEELSRQLGVSRAAVAKHVRTLRGEGHQIEAMTRRGYRLLAEADVLTVDGVRRGLRTHCFGRDGFVLHETTDSTNREAALLALDGADEGAVVAASAQTAGRGRAGRVWASPAGVGVYVSLVLRPRLAPQAAPLVTLMTAVAVAEAVAEVTGLAPRAKWPNDVLLHGRKVSGNLTEVALVADTVSHVVTGAGINVNTRVGDLPEDLRGKATSLAAELGRPVSRVDVLRAFLERAEHWYAALREGDPGPVIARWKELSAIVGTPLRVGTPHGVVEGLVADVDPDGLLRLVDAGGREHRLHAGDVIDSRP is encoded by the coding sequence ATGTTGCGTGAAGCGGGCGGCAACTGGCGGTCAGGAGAGGAACTTTCGCGGCAGCTTGGCGTTAGCCGGGCCGCCGTGGCCAAACACGTGCGGACGCTGCGCGGCGAAGGGCACCAGATCGAGGCCATGACCCGCCGGGGTTACCGGCTGTTGGCCGAGGCCGACGTGCTGACCGTCGACGGGGTCCGCCGTGGGCTGCGCACCCATTGTTTCGGGCGGGACGGCTTTGTCCTGCACGAAACCACCGACTCCACCAACCGCGAGGCCGCGCTGCTTGCTTTGGACGGCGCGGACGAGGGTGCCGTGGTCGCCGCTTCGGCGCAGACCGCTGGGCGCGGGCGTGCCGGGCGCGTCTGGGCGTCGCCTGCCGGGGTGGGGGTGTACGTTTCGCTGGTGCTGCGGCCCCGCCTTGCCCCGCAGGCCGCGCCGCTGGTCACCCTGATGACCGCCGTGGCCGTGGCCGAGGCGGTGGCCGAGGTCACCGGCCTTGCCCCGCGCGCCAAATGGCCCAACGACGTGCTGCTGCATGGCCGCAAGGTATCGGGCAACCTGACCGAGGTGGCCCTGGTGGCCGACACGGTGTCCCACGTGGTCACCGGCGCGGGCATCAACGTGAACACCCGCGTCGGGGATCTGCCCGAAGACCTGCGCGGCAAGGCCACCTCGCTGGCGGCGGAACTGGGCCGCCCCGTGTCGCGGGTGGACGTGCTGCGCGCCTTTCTGGAACGGGCGGAGCACTGGTACGCCGCCCTGCGCGAGGGCGACCCCGGTCCGGTCATCGCCCGCTGGAAAGAGCTTTCCGCCATCGTCGGCACCCCCCTGCGGGTGGGCACGCCGCACGGCGTGGTGGAAGGGCTGGTGGCCGACGTGGATCCCGATGGCCTGCTGCGCCTGGTGGACGCCGGGGGCCGTGAACATCGCCTGCATGCGGGCGACGTCATTGACAGCAGGCCGTAA